TGGGAAGATCGGTTTTACCAATGAATTCCTATATGATAAATCATCCGTGATAATTGGAAGAAAGGGAGCATACCATGAGGTTCACCTAGCAAAACAACCTTTTTTTGTAATAGATACAGCTTTTTACACAAAAATAAATATCGAAAACTTAGATCTCACTTTCCGCAGGTAAATCCTAAAAGTAAATCTTTTTAAATTACTTCATCC
This Methanosarcinales archaeon DNA region includes the following protein-coding sequences:
- a CDS encoding restriction endonuclease subunit S, which translates into the protein MSEWKECKLGDIVTLEYGKGLKDYRDGNGKYDVFGTNGKIGFTNEFLYDKSSVIIGRKGAYHEVHLAKQPFFVIDTAFYTKINIENLDLTFRR